A genome region from Archaeoglobus fulgidus DSM 4304 includes the following:
- the coaBC gene encoding bifunctional phosphopantothenoylcysteine decarboxylase/phosphopantothenate--cysteine ligase CoaBC yields the protein MLSVHLERIRGRRSRKLERKKIVLGVTGSIAAVETVKLARELVRRGADVTAVMSRAARKIIHPYALEFATGKRVVTEITGSIEHVNLLGEYGDADLFLIAPCTANTISKIAQGIDDTPVTTFATTALGSGKPIIIVPAMHEAMMRNKAVLENIQRLIDMGIEFVQPRIEEGKAKFPSTETICLHVERELYPKEMKGKRVVVTSGPTYEQIDPIRFISNKSSGRMGLEIALEFWRRGADVVHVTSKPSGMSLPNYKEIRVWSVEDMMKAVLYEIGKGCDLFVSSAAAADFIVDAEAKKIKTAPELVLKLKESPKIIKEVRKIYSGHIIGFKAETGMSDDELLKVASEKMADDNLNMVVANDVLERGMGTEDTRVLILTPKRQEWVEGLKQHVAERIVEAYLEDCL from the coding sequence GTGTTAAGCGTGCACTTGGAGAGGATAAGGGGGAGGAGAAGCAGAAAGCTTGAGAGGAAAAAGATAGTACTCGGTGTTACGGGCAGCATTGCGGCAGTTGAGACGGTTAAGCTTGCAAGGGAGCTTGTTAGGAGAGGGGCTGACGTTACAGCGGTGATGAGCAGGGCTGCAAGGAAAATTATTCATCCCTACGCTCTCGAGTTTGCCACGGGGAAGAGAGTGGTCACGGAGATAACGGGGAGCATAGAGCACGTCAACCTCCTCGGGGAGTACGGGGATGCGGACCTGTTTCTGATTGCACCCTGCACGGCCAACACCATCTCCAAGATTGCTCAGGGAATTGACGACACACCCGTCACGACCTTCGCAACAACAGCTTTGGGCTCAGGGAAGCCGATAATAATCGTCCCTGCGATGCACGAGGCCATGATGAGAAACAAGGCAGTTCTGGAGAACATTCAGAGGCTAATTGACATGGGCATCGAGTTCGTCCAGCCAAGGATAGAGGAGGGGAAGGCAAAGTTCCCAAGCACTGAAACGATCTGTCTGCACGTGGAGAGGGAGCTTTATCCGAAGGAAATGAAGGGGAAGAGGGTTGTTGTAACTTCCGGTCCAACTTACGAGCAGATCGACCCGATAAGGTTCATCAGCAACAAAAGCTCGGGCAGAATGGGGCTTGAGATAGCCCTTGAATTCTGGAGGAGAGGGGCGGATGTTGTACACGTAACCTCAAAGCCCTCCGGCATGAGCCTGCCGAATTACAAGGAGATAAGGGTGTGGTCGGTAGAGGACATGATGAAGGCGGTTCTTTACGAAATCGGAAAGGGATGCGACCTGTTTGTATCCTCCGCCGCTGCGGCAGACTTCATCGTTGACGCGGAAGCGAAGAAGATCAAGACAGCTCCTGAGCTGGTTTTAAAGCTGAAGGAGTCTCCGAAAATCATTAAGGAAGTAAGGAAGATTTACAGCGGGCACATCATCGGCTTCAAGGCCGAAACGGGCATGAGTGATGATGAGCTCTTGAAGGTGGCATCAGAGAAGATGGCCGACGACAACCTGAACATGGTTGTTGCGAACGACGTTCTTGAGAGGGGGATGGGGACGGAAGACACTAGAGTGCTCATTTTAACTCCGAAAAGGCAGGAGTGGGTTGAGGGGCTTAAGCAGCACGTTGCAGAGAGAATTGTTGAGGCTTACCTTGAAGATTGCCTATGA
- a CDS encoding pantoate kinase, protein MIFAPASITCIFSPHVDSNPKNSGSIGVGFTIERGLQASPSRKTTINGEEWNFPTLDDVLEKVGLEGVEIKASLPFGCGFGMSGAAALATAVLGNLGYIEAADIAHVAEVENFTGLGDVVTQTFGGVVVRKSAACPSRAELERFFWNAEFDFVVMGEISTKDVIGDELKRRRIGEAGKRWTKEFLKKPTLENLFHCSNGFARETGLLELVGDAVEAVESAGGKAAMVMLGKTVFAVNGFEALKEFGEPFKARLDCCGVRRL, encoded by the coding sequence ATGATTTTTGCACCTGCAAGCATAACCTGCATTTTTTCACCTCATGTTGACAGCAATCCGAAAAACTCGGGAAGCATCGGAGTGGGATTTACCATTGAAAGGGGCTTGCAAGCCTCCCCATCCAGAAAGACAACGATAAATGGGGAGGAGTGGAACTTTCCAACTCTCGACGACGTTCTTGAAAAGGTGGGGCTGGAGGGTGTGGAGATAAAGGCTTCCCTCCCCTTCGGCTGCGGTTTTGGGATGAGTGGTGCTGCAGCCCTCGCCACTGCTGTTCTGGGTAATTTGGGCTACATTGAGGCTGCCGACATTGCCCATGTTGCAGAGGTGGAAAACTTTACGGGCCTTGGTGATGTTGTCACCCAAACCTTTGGTGGGGTGGTGGTGAGAAAGAGCGCAGCCTGCCCCTCAAGAGCAGAACTTGAGAGGTTTTTCTGGAATGCCGAGTTTGATTTTGTCGTCATGGGGGAGATTTCAACAAAGGATGTGATTGGGGACGAGCTAAAGCGGAGGAGAATCGGTGAGGCGGGAAAGCGCTGGACGAAGGAGTTTCTCAAAAAGCCCACTCTTGAGAACCTCTTCCACTGCTCCAATGGCTTTGCAAGAGAAACGGGGCTGCTGGAGCTTGTTGGCGATGCGGTGGAGGCTGTTGAGAGCGCTGGTGGTAAAGCAGCTATGGTAATGCTCGGCAAAACTGTTTTTGCGGTAAATGGGTTTGAAGCGCTGAAAGAATTTGGGGAGCCTTTCAAAGCCAGACTGGACTGCTGCGGCGTGAGGAGGTTGTGA
- a CDS encoding carbon-nitrogen hydrolase family protein has protein sequence MKLAAIQCRIGDFGSAERLAMAAVEGGAELLLFPEYFSYSRLAPEVLDETLSFLKRISSEHGVVVSGNAVVDENGYRNRSFLFDSGELIGVQDKIHPTRVERELGIQCGTKLQVFEVRGAMISTLVCADILYPEICRVAALKGAEIVLNPVVSFRKSELPGEEYRYCLYFTRSFDNAYAIVKAGGVGTTFTGSEAVGRSLIASFDGILARFRDENAEEVVIADVDLKRIREYKTINYSLVDRNVRAYEELLNKNFKS, from the coding sequence ATGAAGCTGGCAGCGATTCAGTGCAGGATTGGAGATTTTGGAAGTGCTGAAAGGCTGGCGATGGCTGCGGTTGAAGGTGGGGCTGAGCTCCTGCTCTTCCCGGAGTACTTCTCGTATTCAAGACTCGCTCCAGAGGTACTGGATGAAACTCTCTCTTTTTTAAAGCGAATAAGCTCTGAGCATGGTGTTGTTGTCTCGGGAAACGCTGTGGTTGACGAAAACGGATACAGGAACAGGTCATTCCTTTTTGACAGCGGAGAGCTTATCGGAGTTCAGGACAAGATTCATCCAACGAGAGTTGAGAGGGAGCTTGGAATTCAGTGCGGGACAAAGCTTCAGGTTTTTGAGGTCAGGGGGGCCATGATAAGCACTTTAGTTTGTGCCGATATTCTGTATCCAGAAATATGCAGGGTTGCCGCCCTTAAGGGGGCTGAAATCGTCCTTAATCCCGTTGTTTCCTTCAGAAAATCCGAGCTGCCGGGTGAGGAGTACAGGTACTGCCTTTACTTCACCCGCTCCTTCGACAACGCCTACGCAATAGTCAAGGCTGGGGGGGTTGGCACAACCTTCACTGGCAGTGAAGCGGTGGGAAGAAGCCTCATCGCCAGCTTCGACGGCATTCTGGCGAGGTTCAGGGATGAGAATGCTGAGGAAGTTGTGATTGCTGATGTTGATTTGAAAAGGATAAGGGAGTACAAGACGATAAACTACTCCCTCGTTGACAGAAATGTCAGGGCATACGAAGAGTTGCTGAACAAAAATTTTAAATCATAA
- a CDS encoding UbiA prenyltransferase family protein translates to MDSSLANINQIDVPSKYLRLLRPVAWLCFLLPYAVGFGFGITPNASLQHAVLGLLSFAFWMAFSFTINALYDRDVDRLHDGRVKDLNLSMQPLVTGEISVREAWLYCIAFLALSLATAAAINEKFFLAMLGANIIGYVYSAPPRFKAWPVMDVICNALAAVLAFYAGLSIGGAEVPIAIYPAAFFLAATFYIPTAVSDYEFDKKAGLKNTPVFFGPERALKSLYPLSAITVILWAYVFLMAERIEIKVISPLIIAYTLIYTFIINSRWDGEKLNVSPNLILTPFGIISALFIAYGFAVISVLG, encoded by the coding sequence ATGGACAGCAGTCTTGCTAACATCAACCAAATTGATGTTCCGTCCAAGTATCTTCGACTCCTCCGCCCCGTTGCGTGGCTCTGCTTCCTGCTTCCTTACGCCGTGGGATTTGGATTCGGGATAACTCCAAACGCAAGCCTTCAGCACGCTGTTCTTGGCCTGCTCTCCTTTGCCTTCTGGATGGCCTTCAGCTTCACGATAAATGCTTTATACGACAGAGATGTTGACAGGCTGCACGACGGCAGGGTGAAGGATTTGAACCTCTCCATGCAGCCGCTCGTTACCGGAGAGATCTCTGTGAGGGAGGCGTGGCTTTACTGCATTGCTTTCCTCGCCCTATCCCTCGCAACCGCCGCAGCAATCAACGAGAAGTTCTTCCTCGCAATGCTCGGGGCAAACATAATTGGCTATGTCTATTCTGCCCCTCCACGGTTCAAAGCTTGGCCTGTAATGGATGTTATCTGCAACGCCCTCGCAGCCGTTCTCGCCTTCTACGCTGGGCTGAGCATTGGCGGGGCTGAGGTGCCGATTGCAATTTACCCTGCAGCCTTCTTCCTCGCGGCAACCTTCTACATCCCCACCGCCGTTTCGGACTACGAGTTTGACAAAAAGGCGGGCTTGAAAAACACCCCGGTTTTCTTCGGCCCCGAGAGGGCTCTGAAGTCCCTGTACCCGCTTTCAGCCATAACCGTCATTCTATGGGCCTACGTTTTTTTGATGGCTGAAAGAATTGAGATTAAAGTAATATCACCCCTCATAATCGCCTACACTCTGATTTACACCTTCATTATCAACTCAAGGTGGGATGGCGAGAAGCTGAACGTTTCGCCAAACCTAATTCTGACACCTTTCGGCATAATATCTGCCCTATTCATCGCATACGGTTTTGCGGTAATTTCGGTGTTGGGCTAA
- a CDS encoding (Fe-S)-binding protein has protein sequence MALTPMDIYKLLPKTNCKKCGEATCMSFAFKLLNREKKLEDCKPLYEDKKYERQRKKLEEMLKPLEQATETGLIVDESLCVGCGNCVVVCPVHVEKDPKGAAIGNGPTIEDPILRVENGVVKVVNMQACRRYGKNRVLCVVCRENCPSDAIRFLEG, from the coding sequence ATGGCGCTCACTCCAATGGACATTTACAAGCTTTTGCCGAAAACAAACTGCAAGAAATGCGGAGAGGCAACATGCATGAGCTTCGCTTTTAAGCTCCTCAACAGGGAAAAGAAGCTGGAAGATTGTAAGCCGCTTTACGAGGATAAGAAGTATGAGAGGCAGAGAAAGAAGCTGGAGGAGATGCTTAAACCGCTTGAGCAGGCAACAGAGACTGGTCTTATAGTGGATGAAAGCCTCTGCGTAGGTTGCGGTAACTGCGTTGTTGTCTGCCCCGTTCACGTTGAGAAAGACCCCAAGGGTGCTGCCATTGGCAACGGCCCTACCATTGAGGACCCGATTCTTAGAGTGGAGAATGGTGTTGTTAAGGTTGTGAACATGCAGGCCTGCAGGAGATACGGCAAAAACCGCGTCCTCTGTGTGGTTTGCAGGGAGAACTGTCCGAGCGATGCGATAAGATTTCTGGAGGGATGA
- a CDS encoding formylmethanofuran dehydrogenase subunit B — protein sequence MICPGCSCLCDDIYIKDGKVFNACRRGEEIFAKYNENRAVARVDGKEVDVDTAIEKAIEILKDAKNPAIYGLDTTVVEAQSLAIEVAEKLNGYIDDNSSFCLGELVEAVLKGEIPTTTLDEVRDNAYVLVYWGTNPYHSLSRHMSKYTYYPRGKRRPRGYDEDRYLVVVDVRKSETAKLAKKNAKFIQVESDAELVDSFMKVVDGKAAKYAKEAGAIITEMKKADFNVIFGGLGLKYGLKDLNMFKEMVKKLNEVAKVYFIPAGFHGNMRGFNETLFEKVGYVNKYSFRDGKSGEEFAFTELLKNEKIDAALIVGTDPVYSLPFDVSSKLGKVKTIVIDPRMSFTARIADVVIPSAISGIEAGGTMVRSDGVRVMLEPLEEKEVNDVYILQRIKEGL from the coding sequence ATGATCTGCCCAGGTTGTTCCTGTCTGTGTGATGATATCTACATCAAGGACGGAAAGGTCTTCAACGCCTGCAGGAGAGGTGAGGAGATTTTTGCGAAGTACAACGAGAACAGGGCTGTAGCGAGGGTTGATGGAAAGGAGGTGGATGTTGACACAGCCATAGAGAAGGCCATTGAAATTCTCAAGGATGCGAAGAATCCCGCAATTTACGGCCTCGATACGACAGTTGTTGAGGCTCAGAGTCTGGCGATAGAGGTTGCGGAGAAGCTCAACGGCTACATCGACGACAACTCCTCCTTCTGCCTTGGGGAGCTTGTTGAGGCTGTGCTTAAAGGGGAAATTCCGACAACAACGCTTGATGAGGTGAGGGACAACGCATACGTTCTGGTTTACTGGGGAACAAACCCCTACCACAGCCTTTCGAGGCACATGTCCAAGTACACCTACTATCCGAGGGGAAAGAGGAGGCCGAGGGGTTACGATGAGGACCGCTACTTAGTTGTTGTTGATGTGAGGAAAAGCGAGACTGCAAAGCTTGCTAAGAAGAACGCGAAGTTCATTCAGGTTGAAAGCGACGCTGAGCTTGTGGACTCCTTCATGAAGGTTGTTGATGGGAAAGCAGCGAAATACGCCAAGGAGGCTGGTGCGATAATCACGGAGATGAAGAAGGCAGATTTCAACGTAATTTTCGGTGGTCTGGGTCTTAAATACGGCCTTAAAGACTTGAACATGTTCAAGGAGATGGTTAAAAAGCTGAATGAGGTGGCCAAGGTTTACTTCATTCCCGCAGGCTTCCACGGCAACATGAGGGGCTTCAACGAAACCCTCTTCGAGAAGGTTGGCTATGTGAACAAATACAGCTTCAGAGATGGTAAGAGCGGAGAGGAGTTTGCCTTCACGGAGCTTCTGAAGAACGAGAAGATTGACGCTGCCCTAATAGTGGGAACGGATCCAGTTTACTCACTCCCCTTCGACGTGTCATCCAAGCTCGGCAAGGTGAAAACCATAGTTATCGACCCGAGGATGAGCTTTACTGCCAGAATAGCGGATGTGGTCATTCCTTCAGCAATATCTGGCATAGAGGCAGGGGGAACGATGGTCAGGAGCGACGGTGTGAGGGTGATGCTTGAGCCTCTGGAAGAGAAAGAGGTTAACGACGTTTACATCCTTCAGAGGATTAAGGAGGGATTGTGA
- a CDS encoding molybdopterin dinucleotide binding domain-containing protein — protein sequence MMRFSKFLKVEADIVVARHALVMDETKSKAEPVIFLHPEFAKRSGVKEGDVVEVEANGRTVKLRAKLSENAPENGGIMPNGIFASYLTGFDGFKRFKANIEVAEGEPTSFEEILEKIKG from the coding sequence ATGATGCGCTTTTCCAAGTTTCTGAAAGTTGAGGCAGACATCGTCGTGGCAAGGCACGCTCTGGTGATGGACGAGACGAAGAGCAAAGCTGAGCCCGTCATATTCCTCCATCCTGAATTCGCCAAGAGGAGCGGTGTGAAGGAGGGGGATGTGGTTGAGGTTGAGGCTAACGGCAGAACTGTGAAGCTTAGAGCAAAGCTATCAGAAAACGCTCCCGAGAATGGTGGGATAATGCCCAACGGCATCTTCGCGAGCTACCTGACAGGCTTTGATGGTTTCAAGAGGTTCAAGGCCAATATTGAGGTGGCTGAGGGGGAGCCGACATCGTTTGAGGAGATTCTCGAAAAAATAAAAGGTTAA
- a CDS encoding S8 family serine peptidase, whose protein sequence is MDNFVPSYIKLRVNPDTVNYVWAAPPYGGTRTLEMDVDRPFTLKFDIIGYVRGSFVVKLEANGETKELLSLSSATYNSWKSIQLSSSTAGRLIFESYGDNYVWIDNIAIPEIGFYDDVETGNAGWTANGWFIVMHTLSKEIPESFEFQLISPSGTAVKPQCTVTSSYFDCQYSPSTVLEKGNWTIRLTNSGDRKVEADVTAYVVYPSNGHDILSEAVNDIVRRGVVAVIAAGNSGELGERSIASPGSAENAITVGAVDKAGKVAYFSSRGPVGYNPEYIKPDVVAPGVAVVSTWKDGGYASLSGTSMATPHVSGIAALLLQANTDFTPEDVKRAIEESATDIEIAGKDVKSGSGIVDAYRAFAAAMNMQVSKNQPPVVLFEITPEKPVAGEPVFFKSLSYDPDGKVVWVKWEFGDGTSWVAPGINHVYEKSGEYQVKITACDDKGLKNSTTTILRVYEPMVTVEGYVLNSLGKPVDAVVEAGSEMTKTDDDGYFTLMVEKGAVVTVSAEGYAEHTFIADGDMTVNITLRDINTPVIELPALPEYINYTELSLAVSAYDAETAVDEVIYLLDGVETAPELTLTEGKHEVKVVAIDHDGNKAEETVLITVDITKPEITVVEEGWSDNGYKVVLRTSEEVELRVDEGDCSVSGDGISWDVVVKSTHAKLTAIDKAGNANSIEINLPEIQIELLEPSGVTNKAEFKFVLPVEAAFTLYVDGNAVYEGYGSGEITVNANIADGDHTWWVEALNAASERLTFTLDTKPPEVLSVEKNSDTLIVKPSEELKWARANGIEMQREGDVWKCSIADSTIKITMEDLAGNVGSYTYEEKAVVADFTYTPEEPKAGQRITFKAYVEGINYKQIIWVFSNGRMRMGATTTMSFGSPGEYTVKMAVIDYSYKVVKVVVKNIVVS, encoded by the coding sequence ATGGACAACTTCGTGCCGAGTTACATTAAGCTGAGGGTTAATCCCGACACGGTGAACTACGTCTGGGCTGCGCCGCCTTACGGTGGAACAAGGACCCTTGAAATGGACGTTGACAGGCCCTTCACGCTTAAGTTCGACATTATAGGGTATGTGAGAGGGAGCTTTGTTGTTAAGCTTGAGGCGAACGGGGAAACCAAGGAGCTGCTCTCTCTGTCTTCTGCAACCTACAACAGCTGGAAGAGCATACAGTTAAGCTCCAGCACTGCGGGAAGGCTAATTTTTGAGTCGTACGGTGACAACTATGTCTGGATAGACAACATAGCAATACCCGAAATCGGCTTTTACGATGACGTTGAGACCGGCAACGCTGGCTGGACTGCAAATGGCTGGTTCATCGTAATGCACACGTTGTCCAAAGAAATTCCCGAAAGCTTCGAATTCCAGCTCATCTCACCGTCAGGGACTGCAGTAAAGCCTCAGTGCACCGTCACAAGTTCTTACTTCGACTGCCAGTATTCACCATCGACTGTCCTCGAAAAGGGCAACTGGACCATCAGGCTCACAAATTCGGGAGACAGAAAGGTTGAGGCAGACGTTACAGCCTACGTGGTTTACCCGTCCAACGGACACGACATACTGAGCGAGGCTGTGAACGACATTGTGAGAAGGGGAGTTGTGGCGGTAATCGCTGCAGGGAACTCGGGAGAGCTTGGGGAAAGGAGCATAGCCTCTCCCGGCTCGGCAGAGAACGCAATAACTGTTGGAGCTGTGGACAAAGCCGGCAAAGTTGCTTACTTCAGCAGCCGCGGGCCTGTTGGCTACAATCCAGAGTACATTAAGCCCGACGTCGTCGCTCCGGGTGTGGCGGTTGTTTCAACGTGGAAGGATGGGGGCTACGCTTCCCTTTCAGGCACGTCAATGGCAACACCGCATGTTTCGGGAATAGCTGCGCTACTGCTTCAGGCAAATACCGATTTTACGCCAGAAGACGTTAAGAGGGCAATTGAAGAATCAGCAACGGACATTGAGATTGCTGGGAAGGACGTTAAGTCGGGCAGCGGTATCGTTGACGCTTACAGGGCCTTTGCAGCAGCTATGAACATGCAGGTTTCAAAGAATCAGCCACCAGTGGTTCTCTTCGAAATTACTCCCGAAAAGCCGGTGGCAGGAGAGCCGGTATTCTTCAAATCCCTATCCTACGACCCGGATGGTAAAGTTGTCTGGGTTAAGTGGGAGTTCGGCGATGGAACTTCGTGGGTAGCTCCGGGAATCAACCACGTTTACGAGAAGAGTGGGGAGTATCAGGTCAAAATCACCGCATGCGACGACAAGGGGTTAAAGAACTCAACAACCACAATCCTGAGAGTTTATGAGCCTATGGTTACCGTTGAGGGCTACGTTCTCAACTCCCTCGGAAAGCCTGTTGATGCGGTTGTTGAAGCGGGCTCAGAAATGACAAAGACGGATGATGACGGTTATTTCACGTTGATGGTTGAAAAGGGTGCTGTTGTAACAGTTTCTGCCGAGGGCTATGCTGAGCACACCTTCATAGCGGATGGCGACATGACCGTCAATATAACACTCAGGGACATCAACACACCCGTCATTGAGCTTCCGGCCCTTCCAGAGTACATAAACTACACAGAGCTAAGCTTAGCTGTCAGCGCCTATGATGCGGAAACTGCGGTGGATGAGGTGATTTACCTGCTGGATGGTGTTGAAACAGCCCCGGAGCTCACCCTCACGGAAGGAAAACATGAGGTCAAAGTTGTCGCCATCGACCATGACGGAAACAAGGCTGAAGAAACCGTTCTGATTACAGTTGATATCACCAAGCCTGAAATAACTGTAGTTGAGGAGGGGTGGAGCGATAATGGCTACAAGGTCGTTCTCAGAACCTCGGAAGAAGTTGAGCTGAGAGTAGATGAAGGTGACTGCAGTGTAAGTGGAGACGGAATTAGCTGGGATGTTGTGGTCAAATCAACCCATGCAAAGCTCACCGCTATTGACAAGGCCGGAAATGCTAACAGCATTGAAATAAACCTACCTGAAATTCAGATAGAGCTGCTTGAGCCGAGTGGCGTAACAAACAAGGCAGAATTCAAATTTGTGCTGCCCGTTGAAGCTGCCTTTACGCTCTACGTTGACGGCAACGCCGTGTATGAGGGCTATGGTTCAGGGGAAATTACTGTAAACGCAAACATTGCTGACGGAGACCACACGTGGTGGGTTGAAGCTTTGAATGCGGCAAGTGAAAGGCTAACCTTTACTCTCGATACAAAGCCACCTGAAGTTCTCAGTGTAGAAAAGAATAGCGACACGCTCATCGTAAAACCGTCGGAAGAGTTGAAGTGGGCCAGGGCCAACGGTATTGAGATGCAGAGAGAAGGAGACGTCTGGAAGTGCAGCATCGCAGATTCAACCATTAAGATAACCATGGAAGACCTTGCGGGCAATGTTGGAAGCTACACCTACGAAGAGAAAGCGGTTGTTGCCGACTTCACCTACACGCCAGAAGAGCCAAAGGCAGGTCAAAGAATTACTTTCAAGGCCTACGTTGAAGGAATAAACTATAAACAGATCATCTGGGTGTTCAGCAACGGCCGAATGAGGATGGGGGCAACAACAACAATGTCCTTCGGCTCACCGGGGGAGTACACGGTGAAAATGGCCGTGATTGACTATAGCTACAAGGTTGTAAAAGTGGTTGTGAAAAATATTGTTGTTTCTTAA
- a CDS encoding S8 family peptidase gives MMSIRTIIIMSLVIIVSLQTAAGVPVIIKVADGYLDDVAATMHGAKKIELFSVIAADLSEDEIKKLSENPYVEGVYPDVDVKAVDEIQMLSMPDLFSTTATSVSEADVWNLDFINVSGVWKMGYKGSGVKVAVIDTGVARHPDFADRIVAFADFVNGQTEPYDDNGHGTHVAGTIAGEITGVAPEAEIMAAKVLDSRGSGKLSTVLMGIQWAYENGADVISMSLGALPGLGGATEKFSTQERATKLIFRFIRASEKFTMTWTTSCRVTLS, from the coding sequence ATGATGAGTATAAGGACAATAATAATAATGAGCTTGGTGATAATAGTGAGTCTCCAAACGGCAGCAGGAGTTCCAGTGATTATAAAGGTTGCGGACGGATATCTGGATGACGTTGCTGCCACAATGCACGGAGCAAAGAAAATAGAGCTGTTCAGCGTCATTGCGGCTGATTTGAGTGAAGATGAAATCAAAAAGCTGTCGGAGAATCCCTATGTTGAAGGAGTCTATCCCGACGTCGACGTAAAGGCCGTTGACGAAATACAGATGCTATCCATGCCTGATCTCTTCTCCACCACAGCAACGTCTGTCAGTGAAGCAGACGTGTGGAACCTTGACTTCATAAACGTCTCGGGAGTATGGAAAATGGGCTACAAGGGTAGCGGGGTTAAGGTTGCCGTCATAGACACCGGCGTTGCGAGGCACCCGGATTTTGCTGATAGAATCGTAGCCTTTGCTGACTTCGTCAACGGGCAAACTGAGCCCTACGACGATAACGGACACGGAACTCACGTTGCAGGAACAATCGCTGGAGAGATAACAGGAGTCGCTCCGGAAGCGGAAATCATGGCAGCAAAGGTTCTCGACAGCAGGGGGAGCGGGAAGCTCTCAACCGTTCTCATGGGGATACAGTGGGCCTATGAAAATGGTGCGGACGTGATAAGCATGAGTCTTGGAGCATTGCCCGGATTGGGGGGAGCTACGGAAAAGTTCTCAACTCAGGAGAGAGCTACGAAATTAATCTTCCGGTTTATTCGAGCCTCGGAGAAGTTTACGATGACATGGACAACTTCGTGCCGAGTTACATTAAGCTGA
- a CDS encoding DUF5305 family protein: MNNFKLIVRKWYIPVLIISLITLVASAYALYWATIPETKETQISIRHYSALAYFSGGAEVKKDNPIWANGSFVTLPVYSYSLTPEYSGEFYFTTAPRGDITIETEAKIVYFYEVSDAPVWEKVYYAASNTSRGEIKTNFKINVTDLKSKINEAQNSFGVYLGKTGARIDVSVHYYGKITGKDVDETLSFKIPIDVQSTYYSFSTLNETRDFEMPSTRVVEVQKPLHMKVIPAALCTVSIIFAGLSVVYRTKYSDVSSLEREIERVSWEKKLKEVSFARMPETNLEMVEVERFEDISKAAEETFEHLFYDREKGVFFFIHGGVLYYCREK, encoded by the coding sequence ATGAATAATTTTAAACTAATCGTGAGAAAATGGTATATCCCGGTTCTGATAATCTCGCTCATCACGCTGGTTGCATCAGCCTACGCACTTTACTGGGCCACAATCCCCGAGACAAAGGAAACTCAAATTAGTATCAGGCACTACTCCGCACTCGCATACTTCAGCGGTGGGGCAGAGGTCAAGAAGGACAACCCGATATGGGCTAATGGGTCCTTCGTCACCCTCCCGGTGTACTCCTACTCCCTCACCCCCGAATATTCAGGAGAATTTTACTTCACAACAGCTCCAAGAGGGGATATAACCATCGAAACTGAAGCAAAAATCGTTTACTTCTACGAGGTTAGCGACGCTCCCGTCTGGGAGAAGGTATACTACGCTGCATCCAACACATCCAGAGGAGAAATCAAAACGAACTTCAAAATAAATGTCACAGACCTAAAGTCAAAAATTAACGAAGCTCAGAACTCCTTTGGTGTTTATCTTGGAAAAACAGGGGCCAGAATCGATGTCAGCGTGCATTACTACGGAAAGATTACGGGCAAAGACGTTGACGAAACATTAAGCTTTAAGATACCAATAGACGTGCAGAGCACCTACTACTCCTTCTCAACGCTTAACGAGACAAGAGATTTTGAAATGCCTTCCACCAGAGTCGTTGAAGTTCAAAAACCGCTGCATATGAAGGTAATTCCGGCAGCATTATGCACAGTTTCTATAATCTTCGCCGGCCTGTCGGTAGTTTACAGAACTAAATACAGCGATGTTTCCTCCCTTGAAAGGGAAATAGAAAGAGTTTCTTGGGAAAAGAAGCTGAAAGAAGTTTCCTTTGCCAGAATGCCTGAAACAAATCTGGAAATGGTTGAGGTGGAGAGGTTTGAGGACATTTCAAAGGCCGCTGAAGAGACGTTCGAGCATCTGTTCTATGACAGAGAGAAGGGTGTGTTTTTCTTCATACATGGCGGTGTGCTCTACTACTGCAGAGAAAAATGA